Within Amycolatopsis sp. FDAARGOS 1241, the genomic segment CGGCGCGCAGCGTGTGCAGCGGGACCCGGCCGTCGCGGTAGTGCTCGGAGCGGGACATCTCGGCACCGCCGAGACGACCGCCGCACTGCACGCGGATGCCCTTGACCTGCGGCGAACGCATGGAAGTCTGGATCGCCTTGCGCATCGCGCGGCGGAACGCCACGCGGTTGCTCAGCTGCTCCGCGACACCCTGGGCCACGAGCTGGGCGTCGGCCTCGGGGTTCTTGACCTCGAGGATGTTCAGCTGGACCTGCTTGCCGGTCAGCTTCTCCAGTGCGCCGCGGATGCGGTCGGCCTCCGCGCCGCGGCGGCCGATGACGATGCCCGGCCGGGCGGTGTGGATGTCGACGCGCACGCGGTCACGGGTGCGCTCGATCTCGACCTTGGAGATGCCGGCGCGCTCCATGCCCGTGGAGAGCAGCTTGCGGATCTTGACGTCCTCGGCCACGTACTCCGCGTACTGCTTGTCGGCGTACCAGCGCGACTTCCAGTCCGTGGTGATACCCAGGCGGAAGCCGTGCGGGTTGATCTTCTGGCCCACTACCGGCCACCTGCCTTCTTCTTGCTCTGCGCCTTCTTCGCGTCGGCCTTCGGACGCGACTCCACCTCGACGGTGATGTGGCTGGTCCGCTTGCGGATCCGGTACGCGCGGCCCTGGGCCCGCGGGCGGATGCGCTTGAGGGTCGGGCCCTCGTCGGCGTACGCGTTCTTGACCCAGAGCGTCTCCGGGTCCAGCTGAAGGTTGTTCTCGGCGTTGGCCACGGCGCTGGCGAGCACCTTCGCGACCGGCCCGCTGGCCGCCTGCGGGGCGAACCGGAGCACGGCCAAGGCGTCGGCGGCGCTACGTCCCTTGATGAGCTCGATCACCCGGCGCACCTTGGTCGGCGAGTCCCGGACGAAGCGAGCCCGCGCGTACGCCGTAGGCAGGGCCTCGGTCGTCGCGTCGTTCTGGGCGTTCATCGCTACTTCCCTTGTCTCTATCTCGTGCCCGCTCAGCGGCGGCGCGACTTGCGGTCGTCCTTGATGTGGCCCTTGAAGGTCCGCGTCGGGGCGAACTCGCCCAGCTTGTGACCCACCATGGCCTCGGTGACGAACACCGGGACGTGCTTGCGGCCGTCGTGCACCGCGATCGTGTGACCCAGGAAGTCCGGGATGATCGTGGAGCGGCGCGACCAGGTCTTGATCACGGTCTTCTTGTTGGCTTCGTTCAGCGCGTCCACCTTCTTGAGCAGGTGGTCGTCCACGAACGGGCCCTTCTTGAGGCTGCGTGGCATGTGCTTCTACCTCCCTGCTCAGCGCTTCTTGCCGGTACGCCGGCGGCGGACGATGAGGGCGTCGGACGGCTTGCGCCGGCGCGTACGGCCCTCGGGCTTACCGTTGGGGTTGACCGGGTGGCGACCACCGGAGGTCTTGCCCTCACCACCACCGTGCGGGTGGTCGACCGGGTTCATGACGACACCGCGGACCGTGGGGCGCTTGCCGCGCCAGCGGTTGCGGCCGGCCTTGCCCCAGTTGATGTTCGCGTGCTCGGAGTTGCCGACCTCGCCGACCGTGGCGCGGTTGCGCACGTCCACGTTGCGGATCTCGCCCGAGGGGAGACGCAGCTGGGCGTACGGACCGTCCTTGGCGACGAGCTGCACGCGGGCGCCGGCGGAGCGGGCCATCTTCGCGCCGCCACCGGGGCGGAGCTCGATCGCGTGCACCACGGTGCCGACCGGGATGTTGCGCAGCGGCAGGTTGTTGCCCGGCTTGATGTCGGCGCGGGGGCCGTTCTCGACGGTGTCGCCCTGCTTCAGCTTGTCCGGCGCGATGATGTAGCGCTTCTCGCCGTCGGCGTAGTGCAGCAGCGCGATGCGCGCGGTGCGGTTGGGGTCGTACTCGATGTGCGCGACCTTGGCCGGCACGCCGTCCTTGTCGTTGCGACGGAAGTCGATGACGCGGTAGGCGCGCTTGTGGCCACCACCCTTGTGGCGGGTGGTGATCTTGCCGGACGAGTTGCGACCGCCCGAACCGCTCAGCGGACGCAGCAGCGACTTCTCCGGCGTGGCGCGGGTGATCTCGGCGAAGTCCGAGACGCTCGAACCGCGACGACCCGGGGTCGTCGGCTTGTACTTGCGGATGCCCATTGTCAGCTCAGTCCTTTACGCGGTGGGTCCGCCGAAGATCTCGATCGCCTTGCTCTCGGGCGAAAGAGTCACGATGGCGCGCTTGGTGTCCTTGCGCTTGCCGAAGCCGGCGCGAGTCCGCTTCCGCTTGCCCTGGCGGTTGGCCGTGTTGACGCTGACCACCTTGACGCCGAACACCTTCTCGACCGCGATCTTGATCTGGGTCTTGTTGGCGTCCGGGCGGACGATGAACGTGTACTTGTGGTCCTCGAGCAGCCCGTAGGACTTCTCGGAGATGACCGGCGCGAGCAGGATGTCGCGGGGGTCCGGAATGGCGACCGAGCTCACTGTTCGTCACTCCCTTCCGAAACCTCGCCCGAACGCGCAGAGGCCTTCACGGCCTTGCCACGAACGGGGCCCGCCACGAACGCGTCGTACGCGGCCTTGGTGAACACGACGTCGTCGTTGACCAGCACGTCGTAGGTGTTGAGCTGGTCGGCCCAGATCAGGTGCACGTACGGCAGGTTCCGCGCGGACACCCAGGTGAGCTCGTCGTCCCGGTGCAGCACCACGAGCACGCGCTTCGCCTGCGTCACGGCGGCGATGGCGGTCTTCGCGGTCTTGGTCGACGGCTTCTCACCCGTGACCAGCTCGGTCACGACGTGCAGCTGACCGGCGCGTGCCCGGTCGGAGAGGGCGCCACGCAGGGCGGCGGCCTTCATCTTCTTCGGGGTGCGCTGCGTGTAGTCGCGCGGCGTGGGGCCGTGGACGACGCCACCGCCGGCGAACTGCGGCGCGCGGGTCGAACCCTGGCGGGCGCGACCGGTGCCCTTCTGCCGGTACGGCTTCTTGCCGCCACCGGAGACCTCACCACGGGTCTTCGTGTCGTGCGTGCCCTGGCGCGCGGCGGCCAGCTGGCCCACCACGACCTGGTGCATCAGCGCGACGTTGGCCTGCACGTCGAAGATCTCGCCGGGGAGATCGACCGTGCCGTCGGCTTTACCGGCCGGGGTCTTCAGCTCGACGCTCGTCATCGTCAGTTACCACCCTTCGCGGCGCTGCGCACGAACAGCAGGCCGCCCTTGGGACCGGGCACAGCGCCCTTGATCAGCAGCAGGCCGTCCTCGGCGCGCACCGCGTGCACGGTCAGGCCCTGCGTGGTGACCCGGTCGTTGCCCATCCGGCCCGCCATCCGCAGGCCCTTGAACACACGGCCCGGCGTCGCGCAGCCACCGATGGAGCCCGGGGCGCGGTGCTTGGCCTGGTTACCGTGGCTCGCGCCCTGGCCCTTGAAGCCGTGGCGCTTCATGACGCCGGCGTAGCCCTTGCCCTTGCTGGTCCCGGTGACGTCGACCGCCGCGCCGGCGTCGAACACCTCGGCGGTGATCTCCTGGCCGACCTCGTAGGTCTCGGCGTCGGTGGTCCGCAGCTCGGCGAGGACGCGACGCGGGGTCACGCCGGCCTTCTCGAAGTGGCCCGTGCGCGGCTTGTTCACCTTGCGCGGGTCGACCGCGCCGAACGCCAGCTGCACGGCCGCGTAGCCGTCCTTGTCCTGGGTCCGAACCTGGGTGACCACGTTCGGACCGGCCTTGACGACGGTGACCGGGACAACCCGGTTCTGCTCGTCGAAGACCTGGGTCATGCCGAGCTTGGTGCCCAGGATGCCCTTAACTTCCCTGTCAGACATGAGAGTCTCTATCTCCGCCGCTCGCCGCGCTCTACTGGATGTTGACGTCGACGCTCGCCGGGAGGTCGATGCGCATGAGCGCGTCCACCGTCTTCGGCGTCGGGTCGAGGATGTCGATCAGACGCTTGTGCGTGCGCATCTCGAAGTGCTCGCGCGAGTCCTTGTACTTGTGCGGCGAGCGGATGACGCAGTAAACGTTCTTCTCGGTGGGCAGCGGCACCGGCCCGACAACACGGGCGCCGGTGCGCGTGACCGTTTCCACGATCTTGCGAGCCGAGGTGTCGATCGCCTCGTGGTCGTAGGCCTTGAGCCGGATGCGGATCTTCTGTCCCGCCATGGTGGCTGCGTTCCTTGTCGTCTCGTGCCGCTTTGTCTCGTCAACCTGGGCCGGGGCCCGGGTTTCAGCAGTTCAACGGCCCTGTCCCCGGTCCACGCGGTCGGGCGTGTCGCGCCCGCCGCACAGACGGATCCCGTGGGATCGTCGTCTTGCCTGGTCTTCCTCTACGTGAGGAGGCCGCGGGCCGGCTGTGGTGCTCGAGCGCCGTCCCTACTGGCCCTTGCCCGCTAGCCTCACCCGAAGGAAGAGCTCCACGGACCGTGGCCACTCGTGCCGGGGCGGCCGGAACCCCCGTCAGTTCAAATCTGTCGATTCGAGAACCGGTAGGAATTCGGCCGCCCCTGGACGAGCAACCTGATTAGTGTCGCACACGTGATTTGACGCCCCTGACCCGGGGGTGTAGTGACCCCCGGGAGGGGCGTCTGAATCACTTGTTGATCTTGGTGACCTGGCCCGCGCCGACGGTCCGGCCACCCTCGCGGATGGCGAACCGCAGACCCTCGTCCATCGCGACCGGCTGGATCAGCTGGACCGAGATGTCCGTGTTGTCGCCCGGCATGACCATCTCGGTGCCCTCGGGGAGGGTCACGACGCCGGTCACGTCGGTGGTGCGGAAGTAGAACTGCGGGCGGTAGTTGTTGAAGAACGGGGTGTGACGGCCACCCTCGTCCTTCGACAGGATGTAGACCCGGCCCTCGAAGTCGGTGTGCGGGGTCGTGGTACCCGGCTTCACGACGACCTGGCCGCGCTCGACGTCCTCACGCTTGATACCGCGGAGCAGGAGGCCGACGTTGTCGCCCGCCTGGCCCGAGTCGAGCAGCTTGCGGAACATCTCGACGCCGGTGACCGTGGTCTTGGTCGACTTCTCGCGGATACCCACGATCTCGACCTCTTCGTTCACGTTGACCTGGCCGCGCTCCACACGACCGGTCACCACGGTGCCGCGGCCGGTGATGGTGAAGACGTCCTCGATCGGCATGAGGAACGGCTTGTCGAGCTCACGCACCGGGTCCGGCACGTTGTCGTCGACGGCGTGCATCAGCTCGAGCACGGCCTCGCCCCACTTGGCGTCGCCCTCGAGGGCCTTGAGGCCGGACACGCGCACGACCGGCGCGTCGTCGCCCGGGAACTCCTGCGAGGACAGCAGCTCACGGACCTCCAGCTCGACGAGCTCGAGGATCTCCTCGTCGTCGACCATGTCGGCCTTGTTCAGCGCCACGACGATGTAGGGCACACCGACCTGGCGGGCGAGCAGCACGTGCTCACGGGTCTGCGGCATCGGGCCGTCGGTCGCCGCGACCACGAGGATCGCGCCGTCCATCTGGGCCGCGCCGGTGATCATGTTCTTGATGTAGTCAGCGTGACCGGGGGCGTCCACGTGGGCGTAGTGGCGCTTCTCGGTCTGGTACTCGACGTGCGAGATGTTGATCGTGATGCCGCGCTGCTTCTCTTCCGGCGCGTTGTCGATCTGGTCGAACGCACGAGCCTCGTTCAGCTCCGGGTACGCGTCGTGCAGCACCTTGGTGATGGCCGCGGTCAGCGTGGTCTTGCCGTGGTCGACGTGACCGATCGTGCCGATGTTGACGTGCGGCTTGCTCCGCTCGAACTTCGCCTTCGCCACTGGAATGTCCTCCTGGACTGGTTTCGCTTCGTGCACGCGGGCCGGCGTGGCTGCCGGCCCGCGATGTTTTCGTCGGTGCTGCGGACGTTCAGGAGAGTTCCCTCAAGCCCGCGAGCGGGAGGGGGATTACTCCCCCGTCGCCTTCGCGATGATTTCCTTCGCGACGTTCGCGGGAACCTCGGCGTAGGAGTCGAACACCATGGAGTAGTTCGCGCGACCCTGGGTGCGAGACCGCAGGTCGCCCACGTAACCGAACATCTCCGACAGCGGCACCAGTGCCTTCACGACACGGGTACCGGCGCGCTCCTCCATGGCCTGGATCTGGCCACGGCGGGAGTTGAGGTCGCCGATCACGTCACCCATGTAGTC encodes:
- the rpsJ gene encoding 30S ribosomal protein S10, with translation MAGQKIRIRLKAYDHEAIDTSARKIVETVTRTGARVVGPVPLPTEKNVYCVIRSPHKYKDSREHFEMRTHKRLIDILDPTPKTVDALMRIDLPASVDVNIQ
- the rplC gene encoding 50S ribosomal protein L3, whose translation is MSDREVKGILGTKLGMTQVFDEQNRVVPVTVVKAGPNVVTQVRTQDKDGYAAVQLAFGAVDPRKVNKPRTGHFEKAGVTPRRVLAELRTTDAETYEVGQEITAEVFDAGAAVDVTGTSKGKGYAGVMKRHGFKGQGASHGNQAKHRAPGSIGGCATPGRVFKGLRMAGRMGNDRVTTQGLTVHAVRAEDGLLLIKGAVPGPKGGLLFVRSAAKGGN
- the rplW gene encoding 50S ribosomal protein L23; amino-acid sequence: MSSVAIPDPRDILLAPVISEKSYGLLEDHKYTFIVRPDANKTQIKIAVEKVFGVKVVSVNTANRQGKRKRTRAGFGKRKDTKRAIVTLSPESKAIEIFGGPTA
- the rplD gene encoding 50S ribosomal protein L4 — its product is MTSVELKTPAGKADGTVDLPGEIFDVQANVALMHQVVVGQLAAARQGTHDTKTRGEVSGGGKKPYRQKGTGRARQGSTRAPQFAGGGVVHGPTPRDYTQRTPKKMKAAALRGALSDRARAGQLHVVTELVTGEKPSTKTAKTAIAAVTQAKRVLVVLHRDDELTWVSARNLPYVHLIWADQLNTYDVLVNDDVVFTKAAYDAFVAGPVRGKAVKASARSGEVSEGSDEQ
- the tuf gene encoding elongation factor Tu; the encoded protein is MAKAKFERSKPHVNIGTIGHVDHGKTTLTAAITKVLHDAYPELNEARAFDQIDNAPEEKQRGITINISHVEYQTEKRHYAHVDAPGHADYIKNMITGAAQMDGAILVVAATDGPMPQTREHVLLARQVGVPYIVVALNKADMVDDEEILELVELEVRELLSSQEFPGDDAPVVRVSGLKALEGDAKWGEAVLELMHAVDDNVPDPVRELDKPFLMPIEDVFTITGRGTVVTGRVERGQVNVNEEVEIVGIREKSTKTTVTGVEMFRKLLDSGQAGDNVGLLLRGIKREDVERGQVVVKPGTTTPHTDFEGRVYILSKDEGGRHTPFFNNYRPQFYFRTTDVTGVVTLPEGTEMVMPGDNTDISVQLIQPVAMDEGLRFAIREGGRTVGAGQVTKINK
- the rpsS gene encoding 30S ribosomal protein S19, translated to MPRSLKKGPFVDDHLLKKVDALNEANKKTVIKTWSRRSTIIPDFLGHTIAVHDGRKHVPVFVTEAMVGHKLGEFAPTRTFKGHIKDDRKSRRR
- the rpsC gene encoding 30S ribosomal protein S3, producing the protein MGQKINPHGFRLGITTDWKSRWYADKQYAEYVAEDVKIRKLLSTGMERAGISKVEIERTRDRVRVDIHTARPGIVIGRRGAEADRIRGALEKLTGKQVQLNILEVKNPEADAQLVAQGVAEQLSNRVAFRRAMRKAIQTSMRSPQVKGIRVQCGGRLGGAEMSRSEHYRDGRVPLHTLRADIDYGFFEAKTTFGRIGVKVWIYKGELVGGLKAREARDAAAAAERAPRRDRGDRPSRPRRSGASGTTATSTEAGRAAAAAKSEDAAPAATEAAPAAETAEKTEG
- the rplV gene encoding 50S ribosomal protein L22, coding for MNAQNDATTEALPTAYARARFVRDSPTKVRRVIELIKGRSAADALAVLRFAPQAASGPVAKVLASAVANAENNLQLDPETLWVKNAYADEGPTLKRIRPRAQGRAYRIRKRTSHITVEVESRPKADAKKAQSKKKAGGR
- the rplB gene encoding 50S ribosomal protein L2, whose product is MGIRKYKPTTPGRRGSSVSDFAEITRATPEKSLLRPLSGSGGRNSSGKITTRHKGGGHKRAYRVIDFRRNDKDGVPAKVAHIEYDPNRTARIALLHYADGEKRYIIAPDKLKQGDTVENGPRADIKPGNNLPLRNIPVGTVVHAIELRPGGGAKMARSAGARVQLVAKDGPYAQLRLPSGEIRNVDVRNRATVGEVGNSEHANINWGKAGRNRWRGKRPTVRGVVMNPVDHPHGGGEGKTSGGRHPVNPNGKPEGRTRRRKPSDALIVRRRRTGKKR